A single region of the Geobacillus subterraneus genome encodes:
- the rpsA gene encoding 30S ribosomal protein S1 has product MTEEMNVQVNVYEVGDIVRGKVVKLEDKQVLVEVENSKQSGIIPISELSNLHIEKPSDAVAVGDEVTAKVKKVEEGKDGEEGLLILSKKAVDAEQAWEELERKFASGETFETVIKDIVKGGLVADVGVRGFIPASLVEPHYVEDFSDYKGKTLAVKVVELDREKNRVILSHRAVVEEEQERQQKELLSRLEPGQVLDGVVRRIADFGVFVDVGGFDGLVHISQLSHTRVAHPSEAVKEGDAVKVKVLAVDPEQGRLSLSIKEALPGPWEGISEKVRPGDVVKGTVKRLASFGAFVEIFPGVEGLVHVSQIANRRIGSPHEVLKEGDEVKAKVLDVNESEHRISLSIRALLEEETAAPAEDYSQYTKTAETRGFQLGEVIGEQLKKLK; this is encoded by the coding sequence ATGACAGAAGAGATGAATGTGCAAGTGAATGTGTATGAGGTGGGCGACATCGTCCGCGGCAAAGTGGTGAAGCTCGAAGACAAGCAAGTGCTTGTTGAGGTGGAAAACAGCAAGCAAAGCGGCATCATTCCGATCAGCGAGCTGTCCAACTTGCATATCGAGAAGCCGAGCGATGCGGTCGCCGTCGGCGATGAAGTGACGGCCAAAGTGAAAAAAGTGGAAGAAGGCAAAGACGGGGAAGAAGGGCTGCTCATTTTATCAAAAAAAGCCGTCGACGCCGAGCAGGCATGGGAGGAGCTTGAGCGCAAGTTCGCAAGCGGCGAAACGTTTGAAACGGTCATTAAAGACATCGTCAAAGGCGGGCTTGTCGCCGATGTCGGCGTGCGTGGCTTTATCCCGGCCTCGCTTGTCGAACCGCATTATGTCGAGGATTTTTCCGACTACAAAGGAAAAACGCTCGCTGTCAAAGTCGTTGAACTCGACCGCGAGAAAAACCGCGTCATCTTATCGCACCGGGCGGTCGTTGAGGAAGAGCAAGAGCGCCAGCAAAAAGAACTGCTTTCCCGTCTTGAGCCGGGGCAAGTGCTGGATGGCGTCGTCCGCCGCATTGCCGATTTCGGCGTCTTTGTCGATGTCGGCGGGTTTGACGGACTCGTACATATTTCCCAGCTTTCTCATACGCGTGTCGCCCATCCGTCCGAGGCGGTGAAAGAAGGCGATGCGGTAAAAGTGAAAGTGTTGGCTGTCGACCCGGAACAAGGCCGCCTGTCGCTGTCAATTAAAGAAGCGTTGCCGGGTCCGTGGGAAGGCATCAGCGAGAAGGTAAGACCGGGCGATGTCGTCAAGGGTACGGTGAAGCGGCTCGCTTCATTCGGCGCGTTTGTGGAAATCTTCCCGGGTGTCGAAGGGTTGGTTCATGTGTCGCAAATCGCCAACCGCCGCATCGGCTCACCGCATGAAGTGCTGAAAGAAGGCGATGAAGTGAAAGCGAAAGTGCTCGATGTGAACGAATCCGAGCATCGCATTTCCTTAAGCATCCGCGCACTGCTCGAGGAGGAAACGGCCGCTCCGGCGGAAGATTACAGCCAATATACGAAAACGGCGGAAACGCGCGGCTTCCAGCTCGGCGAAGTCATCGGCGAGCAGCTGAAAAAATTAAAATAA
- a CDS encoding lysophospholipid acyltransferase family protein translates to MRVDFYSVAKGAVKSILTPLYRIQVTGLEQFPKEGAVLLCANHISNLDPPVVGITAPRPVRFMAKEELFRTPVVKTLVKNLRAFPVKRGMNDRQALRTGLEVLKQGEVLGIFPEGTRSKDGRLKRALPGVGFFALRTDAAVVPCAIIGPYRPFVPLNVVYGAPIDMAPLRERKASPEEAADCIMEHIRRLLEQHQ, encoded by the coding sequence ATGAGGGTGGATTTTTATTCGGTGGCTAAAGGAGCGGTAAAAAGCATATTGACTCCTTTGTACCGCATTCAAGTCACAGGGCTTGAGCAATTTCCAAAAGAAGGCGCGGTGCTTCTTTGCGCCAACCATATCAGCAACTTAGATCCGCCGGTCGTCGGCATTACGGCGCCGCGGCCGGTCCGGTTTATGGCGAAAGAAGAATTGTTTCGCACCCCGGTGGTGAAAACGCTCGTCAAAAACTTGCGCGCGTTTCCAGTGAAGCGCGGCATGAACGACCGCCAAGCGCTGCGCACAGGGCTTGAGGTGCTGAAACAAGGCGAAGTGCTCGGCATTTTTCCCGAAGGGACGCGCAGCAAGGACGGCCGGCTGAAACGGGCGCTGCCCGGCGTCGGTTTTTTCGCCTTGCGCACTGATGCGGCTGTCGTCCCGTGCGCCATTATCGGCCCATATCGGCCGTTTGTGCCGCTCAACGTCGTCTACGGGGCGCCGATTGATATGGCGCCGCTGCGTGAGCGGAAGGCCAGCCCGGAAGAAGCGGCCGATTGCATTATGGAGCATATTCGCCGCCTGCTTGAGCAGCATCAGTAA
- the cmk gene encoding (d)CMP kinase has translation MERRINIAIDGPAAAGKSTVAKLIANRLSYVYIDTGAMYRALTHRALQCGVDIHDEQALLSLLRDTSIELKPSPHGQLVFVNGEDVTDIIRGEAVTNAVSFVAKHPLVRAEMVARQRALAEGGGVVMDGRDIGTNVLPNAEVKIFLKASVEERARRRHEENIARGFPSDLEKLKEEIARRDRIDSERETAPLRKAPDAVEIDTTSLTVEEVAARIMEIVNERIG, from the coding sequence ATGGAACGACGAATTAACATCGCGATCGATGGACCTGCGGCAGCAGGGAAAAGCACGGTCGCCAAACTCATTGCCAACCGCCTTTCGTATGTATACATCGATACCGGTGCGATGTACCGCGCGTTAACGCACCGGGCGCTTCAATGCGGCGTCGACATCCATGATGAACAGGCGCTGTTGTCATTGCTCCGTGATACATCGATTGAACTGAAGCCGTCGCCGCACGGGCAATTGGTGTTTGTCAACGGCGAGGACGTCACCGATATCATTCGCGGAGAGGCGGTGACAAATGCGGTATCGTTCGTCGCGAAACACCCGCTTGTGCGCGCGGAGATGGTCGCCCGCCAGCGCGCCCTGGCCGAAGGGGGAGGCGTTGTAATGGACGGGCGCGATATCGGGACGAACGTGCTTCCGAATGCCGAGGTGAAAATTTTCTTAAAAGCCTCGGTCGAGGAGCGGGCGCGGCGTCGGCACGAAGAAAATATCGCCCGCGGCTTTCCATCTGACCTCGAAAAGCTGAAAGAAGAGATCGCCCGCCGCGACCGGATCGATTCAGAGCGGGAAACGGCGCCGCTTCGCAAGGCGCCGGACGCGGTGGAAATTGACACGACGTCGCTGACGGTCGAGGAAGTGGCGGCGCGCATTATGGAAATTGTCAACGAAAGGATTGGATGA